In Phragmites australis chromosome 24, lpPhrAust1.1, whole genome shotgun sequence, the following are encoded in one genomic region:
- the LOC133907925 gene encoding metalloendoproteinase 1-MMP-like: MLPCRACLLPVLLLGLLVSCLHVAAAAQATPVSVHRTDGAAAWRSFMQLLDARRGSRVVGLGELKRYLATFGYLPKSEHDLTDAFDEHLEVAVRRYQSMLSLPVTGQLDSATLNRIMAPRCGVGDGVSVFLSAKGSQSGGGGTVSRFTFFKGEPRWTQPDPLVLTYAISATATVDYLPPKAVRAVFRRAFARWAQVIPVGFVETDDYDAADIRVGFYVGSHGDGIPFDGPLGVLGHAFSPQNGRLHLDAAERWAVDLHTETKNSAIDLESVATHEIGHVLGLGHSSSPKAVMYPSLSPREKKTELTVDDVEGVQWLYGSNPEFSLSSLYVQDASMSPGRSIWLAGSVGFVCAVLVILVTHL, translated from the coding sequence ATGCTGCCATGTCGCGCGTGTCTCCTGCCGGTCCTATTACTTGGCCTCCTCGTGTCGTGCCTCCACGTGGCTGCCGCCGCGCAGGCTACACCGGTGAGCGTGCACCGGACGGACGGCGCCGCGGCGTGGCGCTCGTTCATGCAGCTGCTGGACGCGCGGCGGGGCAGCCGCGTCGTGGGGCTTGGCGAGCTGAAGCGGTACCTGGCGACGTTCGGGTACTTGCCGAAGTCGGAGCATGACCTGACGGACGCGTTCGACGAGCACCTGGAGGTCGCCGTGAGGCGGTACCAGTCCATGCTCAGCCTGCCGGTCACGGGGCAGCTCGACTCCGCCACGCTCAACCGGATCATGGCCCCGCGCTGCGGCGTCGGCGACGGCGTTTCCGTGTTCCTCTCGGCAAAGGGGAGccagagcggcggcggcggcactgtCAGCCGGTTCACGTTCTTCAAGGGCGAGCCGCGGTGGACGCAGCCGGACCCTCTCGTTCTGACGTACGCCATCTCGGCGACGGCCACCGTCGACTACCTGCCGCCCAAGGCCGTGCGCGCCGTGTTCCGGCGCGCGTTCGCGCGGTGGGCTCAGGTCATCCCCGTGGGCTTCGTCGAGACCGACGACTACGACGCGGCCGACATCAGGGTGGGCTTCTACGTGGGTAGCCACGGCGACGGCATCCCCTTCGACGGGCCGCTCGGTGTGCTCGGCCACGCCTTCTCCCCCCAGAACGGGCGGCTCCACCTCGACGCGGCAGAGCGATGGGCGGTGGACTTGCACACCGAGACGAAGAACTCGGCCATCGACTTGGAGTCTGTGGCGACGCACGAGATCGGCCACGTCCTCGGGTTGGGGCACTCGTCGTCGCCGAAGGCAGTGATGTACCCGAGCCTCAGCCCGCGGGAAAAGAAGACAGAGCTCACCGTCGACGACGTGGAAGGCGTCCAGTGGCTGTACGGGTCAAACCCGGAGTTCAGCCTCAGCTCGCTCTACGTGCAGGACGCATCCATGTCGCCGGGGAGGAGCATTTGGCTTGCTGGCTCAGTTGGTTTCGTTTGTGCAGTCTTGGTCATACTTGTGACGCACTTGTAG
- the LOC133906919 gene encoding GATA transcription factor 4-like — MASEWEMAMGVELGMGMRTYHHNSSSITTAPMSSHHSGGGSFSTAHHYYYGMPPMGDTMPVDDLLDLPNGAGAHEFFPAAAAAAATDNGHHSGAMGEPSPTANSSDHQTSLLSFADEFYIPSEEAAELEWLSKFVDDSYSDMPNNSSAAQAAMAAAAVANAACNGAGNSAGQDICVTAAPGRGARSKRSRATAAAAAAWHSLVPRPASQTSPSSSCSSSDFQSSKPARPNGSNGSRGKKSPVPGGAAGEAGMEAGVRRCTHCASEKTPQWRTGPLGPKTLCNACGVRFKSGRLMPEYRPAASPTFVLTQHSNSHRKVMELRRQKELILVRGSHRDAAAAAAALAATGSAGPRPELMFRDYGVC; from the exons ATGGCGTCGGAGTGGGAAATGGCCATGGGAGTGGAGCTCGGCATGGGAATGAGAACGTACCATCACAACTCCTCGAGCATCACCACCGCACCGATGAGCAGCCACCACAGCGGGGGTGGCAGCTTCTCCACGGCGCACCATTATTACTACGGGATGCCGCCGATGGGCGACACCATGCCCGTCGACGACCTTCTCGACCTCCCCAACGGCGCCGGCGCCCACGAGTtcttccccgccgccgccgccgcagcggccACTGACAACGGCCACCACTCCGGGGCCATGGGCGAGCCGTCACCCACCGCCAACTCGTCCGATCACCAGACGTCCCTCCTCTCCTTCGCCGACGAGTTCTACATACCC AGCGAGGAAGCTGCGGAGCTGGAGTGGCTATCCAAGTTTGTGGACGACTCCTACTCCGACATGCCAAATAACTCGTCGGCCGCGCAAGCCGCAATGGCCGCGGCTGCGGTCGCCAACGCGGCCTGCAATGGTGCTGGCAACTCGGCTGGTCAAGACATATGTGTCACGGCGGCGCCTGGACGCGGCGCGCGTAGCAAGCGGTCGCGCGCGACAGCCGCGGCTGCCGCCGCATGGCACTCCCTCGTGCCGCGCCCGGCATCGCAGACGTCGCCGTCATCGTCCTGCTCGTCCTCGGACTTCCAGTCCTCGAAGCCAGCACGGCCCAACGGCTCCAACGGCAGCCGTGGCAAGAAGAGCCCGGTGCCCGGGGGGGCTGCGGGGGAGGCGGGCATGGAGGCCGGCGTGCGGCGGTGCACGCACTGCGCGTCGGAGAAGACGCCGCAGTGGCGGACGGGGCCCCTGGGGCCCAAGACCCTGTGCAACGCGTGCGGCGTGCGGTTCAAGTCCGGGCGTCTGATGCCCGAGTACCGGCCGGCGGCAAGCCCCACCTTCGTGCTCACGCAGCACTCCAACTCGCACCGCAAGGTCATGGAGCTGCGCCGCCAGAAGGAGCTCATCCTCGTCCGCGGCAGCCACCGTGACGCCGCAGCGGCCGCGGCAGCCTTGGCGGCGACAGGATCCGCCGGGCCGAGGCCGGAGCTCATGTTCCGTGACTACGGCGTGTGTTAG